The Geothrix sp. genome window below encodes:
- a CDS encoding CBS and ACT domain-containing protein, translating to MMRSPVTVIPASAPLGEAHAIFQARGFRHLPVVDQGRLVGVLTDRDLRFAMSTLCPTPRTAGDPVSLAMSSPVLTADPLDPVEDAARIMRERKIGCLPVVDGTELVGILTGMDLLDALMKLTGVTRPSSRLEVALADRPGELARLTAFLAERHVNIHSILTCPAPNGIVRTVLRLDSSQARPLAEALRAVGFQILWPLPKPWPH from the coding sequence ATGATGCGGAGTCCGGTGACGGTGATCCCGGCCAGCGCCCCCCTCGGGGAAGCCCATGCGATCTTCCAGGCCCGGGGCTTCCGCCACCTGCCGGTGGTGGACCAGGGTCGATTGGTGGGAGTGCTCACGGATCGGGACCTGCGCTTCGCCATGAGCACCCTCTGCCCGACGCCGAGGACCGCTGGGGATCCCGTGTCCCTCGCCATGAGCAGCCCGGTCCTGACCGCCGACCCTCTGGACCCCGTGGAGGACGCGGCCCGCATCATGCGGGAGCGCAAGATCGGCTGCCTGCCGGTGGTGGATGGGACAGAGCTGGTGGGAATCCTCACGGGCATGGATCTGCTGGATGCGTTGATGAAGCTCACTGGCGTCACCCGGCCCTCCTCGCGGCTGGAGGTGGCCCTCGCGGACCGGCCCGGTGAACTGGCCCGCCTCACGGCCTTCCTGGCGGAGCGTCATGTCAACATCCACTCCATCCTCACCTGCCCCGCTCCGAACGGCATCGTGCGCACCGTGCTGAGGCTGGATTCCAGCCAGGCCCGCCCCCTGGCGGAGGCCCTGCGGGCGGTCGGGTTCCAGATCCTGTGGCCCCTCCCGAAACCATGGCCACACTGA
- a CDS encoding acetoin utilization protein AcuC, whose protein sequence is MATLIHRPEYAGYDFGPEHPFTPARLGMLLDLIRSLGHAVDPIQAPAATRDEILSIHDEAYVAMVEALDRGEPRPEAERFGLGTPDNPVFPGMDLAARWLVGGTLHGARLLMSGVEHRVLQLGGGLHHAQKDRAAGFCLYNDLAVAIQAMADHGWRVAYLDLDLHHGDGVQSLFYDSERVLTLSLHESGHYLYPGSGHIQELGHGPARGLSVNIPLEPFTESGDYLEAFEAVIPRALAWFSPDVLVVQAGADAHFADPLGDLALTTQSFQKLYHRILDLAEIHTQGRSLFTLGGGYEAQVVARVWAILYLTIMELPVPQRLPEAWLNRWHALLGLGIGSDLQDPEPAFAELAGQAARTRRNRDVVARLLDALDACWNPDARGEGGPPLRA, encoded by the coding sequence ATGGCCACACTGATCCACCGCCCGGAATATGCCGGGTACGACTTCGGGCCCGAGCACCCCTTCACGCCTGCGCGGCTGGGGATGCTCCTGGACCTGATCCGGAGCCTGGGGCATGCGGTGGACCCCATCCAGGCGCCGGCCGCCACCCGGGACGAGATCCTGTCCATCCACGATGAGGCCTATGTGGCGATGGTCGAGGCCCTGGACCGGGGCGAGCCGAGACCCGAGGCCGAACGCTTCGGGTTGGGCACGCCTGACAATCCCGTCTTCCCGGGCATGGACCTCGCGGCCCGCTGGCTGGTGGGGGGCACCTTGCACGGGGCGCGGTTGCTGATGAGCGGCGTCGAGCATCGCGTGCTCCAGCTGGGAGGCGGCCTCCACCATGCCCAGAAGGATCGGGCGGCGGGCTTCTGCCTGTACAACGACCTGGCGGTGGCCATCCAGGCCATGGCGGACCATGGCTGGCGCGTGGCCTATCTGGATCTCGACCTCCACCACGGAGATGGGGTGCAGAGCCTGTTCTACGACAGCGAGCGGGTGCTGACCCTGAGCCTGCACGAATCCGGGCACTACCTCTATCCCGGGTCCGGCCACATCCAGGAGCTGGGCCATGGCCCGGCACGGGGCCTGAGTGTGAACATCCCCCTGGAGCCCTTCACCGAATCCGGGGACTACCTGGAAGCCTTCGAGGCCGTGATCCCCCGGGCGCTCGCCTGGTTCTCGCCGGATGTCCTGGTGGTCCAGGCCGGAGCCGACGCGCACTTCGCCGATCCGCTGGGGGATCTCGCCCTCACCACCCAGAGCTTCCAGAAGCTCTACCACAGGATTCTCGATCTTGCAGAGATCCATACCCAGGGCCGGTCGCTCTTCACCCTCGGGGGCGGCTACGAGGCACAGGTCGTGGCCCGCGTCTGGGCCATCCTCTACCTCACGATCATGGAGCTTCCCGTTCCGCAGCGCCTGCCGGAAGCCTGGCTGAACCGCTGGCATGCGCTGCTGGGGCTGGGAATCGGCTCCGACCTGCAGGATCCCGAACCCGCTTTTGCGGAGCTTGCCGGCCAAGCGGCGCGGACCCGCCGCAACCGGGATGTCGTCGCGCGGCTGCTGGACGCCCTCGACGCCTGCTGGAATCCAGATGCCCGCGGAGAAGGCGGTCCCCCACTCAGGGCGTGA
- a CDS encoding DUF3187 family protein, with the protein MIRSCIASLGLLLALPLLAGPEEPWPDPGPPSSRDLFPLNLVPLTYRPLGADTVGKGRWRVSFQVTRSNTFEFSDLIKDRLGRDTSGRITVGPAGTAQFAASLPDEPLLFFFDAEVQRTDLGFRYGLTPDTDVAVNLGWQSIDGGFMDGLIEGFHQFGFEQTGRTAIARDQLTAVIIQKGRVVHFTQTAVRARPVDPAVAVIHRFYADPKLSISFLGALQIPATTFAGEFRSDWDSSAGLSFQWRPTPHQAIHGGGAYLRRGMTGGTGPNPFLIKDQIAGHLGWEWHGWPRVRPFLVLVYHDALTSQGPGATLDKPSVIHDLGVHVRLGPRSALTFSYLNNITHNENTADMGLALRITVTP; encoded by the coding sequence ATGATCCGAAGCTGCATCGCCTCCCTCGGACTTCTTCTGGCCCTCCCCCTCCTGGCCGGACCGGAGGAACCCTGGCCCGACCCGGGGCCTCCCTCGAGCCGCGACCTCTTTCCCCTGAACCTGGTCCCGCTGACCTACCGCCCACTCGGGGCGGACACCGTCGGGAAAGGGCGCTGGCGCGTCTCGTTCCAGGTGACGCGCTCCAATACCTTCGAGTTCTCCGATCTGATCAAGGACCGCCTCGGCCGCGACACCTCGGGGCGCATCACCGTGGGGCCGGCGGGGACGGCCCAGTTCGCGGCCTCCCTTCCGGACGAGCCCCTGTTGTTCTTCTTCGACGCGGAAGTCCAGCGCACGGATCTCGGTTTCCGCTATGGCCTGACGCCGGATACCGATGTGGCGGTGAACCTGGGCTGGCAGAGCATCGACGGCGGCTTCATGGATGGGCTCATCGAGGGCTTCCACCAATTCGGATTCGAGCAGACGGGCCGGACCGCCATCGCCCGGGACCAGCTCACCGCCGTCATCATCCAGAAGGGCCGGGTGGTCCACTTCACCCAGACCGCGGTCCGCGCCCGCCCCGTGGATCCCGCGGTGGCGGTCATCCACCGCTTCTACGCCGATCCGAAACTCTCCATCAGCTTTCTCGGTGCCTTGCAGATTCCCGCCACCACCTTTGCCGGGGAATTCCGGTCCGATTGGGATTCCAGTGCCGGCTTGAGCTTCCAGTGGCGGCCCACGCCCCACCAGGCCATCCACGGGGGTGGAGCCTACCTGCGCCGCGGCATGACCGGAGGCACCGGCCCGAACCCCTTCCTCATCAAGGACCAGATCGCCGGGCACCTGGGCTGGGAGTGGCACGGCTGGCCCCGGGTCCGGCCCTTCCTCGTCCTCGTCTACCATGACGCGCTCACATCCCAGGGACCGGGAGCCACCTTGGACAAACCCTCCGTGATCCACGACCTCGGCGTGCATGTCCGCCTGGGCCCGCGCTCCGCCCTGACCTTCAGCTACCTCAACAACATCACCCACAACGAGAACACCGCCGACATGGGATTGGCCTTGCGGATCACGGTCACGCCCTGA
- a CDS encoding TetR/AcrR family transcriptional regulator has protein sequence MEPTPLDTRTSLLQAALVCFADHGFDGTSMRMIAERAGRPLSLLSHYFGNKEGLYLEVFKYILQTSAPETVDPSLVANLNPRNAQGAVRLLREQIHFMYQQAAPDAAAARPFQEHRARLWVQEFRSPRPSLHPIIRQYLSPAAELIRTCIQVLRPELNAAQVAFLGASITSQVAGHGTMRGLHQVLWGQYPPFGSHFQEAELLVDFCLHGLEATAPGD, from the coding sequence ATGGAACCCACCCCCCTCGATACGCGCACCTCCTTGCTCCAGGCGGCCCTGGTCTGCTTTGCCGACCACGGGTTCGATGGCACGAGCATGCGGATGATCGCAGAGCGGGCCGGGCGCCCCCTTTCGCTGCTTTCCCACTACTTCGGGAACAAGGAGGGGCTCTACCTGGAAGTGTTCAAGTACATCCTCCAGACCTCGGCCCCCGAGACAGTCGATCCCTCGCTCGTGGCCAACCTGAACCCGCGGAATGCGCAGGGGGCCGTCCGGCTCTTGCGGGAACAGATCCACTTCATGTACCAGCAGGCGGCGCCGGATGCGGCGGCGGCCAGGCCCTTCCAAGAGCACCGGGCCCGCCTCTGGGTGCAGGAATTCCGCTCTCCCCGGCCCAGCCTCCACCCGATCATCCGGCAGTACCTCAGCCCCGCGGCCGAGCTGATCCGGACCTGCATCCAGGTCCTCCGGCCCGAGTTGAATGCAGCGCAGGTGGCCTTCCTCGGCGCTTCGATCACGAGTCAGGTGGCCGGTCATGGAACGATGCGGGGCCTTCACCAGGTGCTCTGGGGGCAATACCCCCCCTTCGGCAGCCACTTCCAGGAGGCGGAACTGCTCGTGGACTTCTGCCTGCATGGCCTGGAGGCGACCGCCCCGGGCGACTAG
- a CDS encoding outer membrane beta-barrel protein, with translation MKSPHRLVFCLTGLALASSPLLAQDLKFGLQGTIAYPTSDLGDKGLLDNSLGYGLGAHMVIGFSGGHAIVPRLDYIYFEKTSPTRKVQTLQLGADYNYYFSKQVNKGCFVGAGAGFGLAKFDMNLPGMSDDDTPNTFYGSVSAGYMFTPNMGAELRYTYAKYEPELFGAKPDITAPTLNATFIYRF, from the coding sequence ATGAAATCCCCCCATCGTCTGGTGTTCTGCCTCACCGGCCTCGCGCTGGCCAGCAGCCCTCTCCTCGCTCAGGACCTCAAGTTCGGCCTCCAGGGCACGATCGCCTATCCCACGAGCGATCTGGGCGACAAGGGGTTGCTGGACAACTCCCTCGGCTATGGGCTCGGCGCTCACATGGTGATCGGTTTCTCCGGTGGCCACGCCATCGTCCCGCGGCTCGACTACATCTATTTCGAGAAGACCAGCCCCACCCGCAAGGTCCAGACGCTCCAACTCGGAGCCGACTACAACTACTACTTCTCGAAGCAGGTCAACAAGGGTTGCTTCGTGGGCGCGGGCGCCGGCTTCGGCCTGGCCAAGTTCGACATGAACCTGCCCGGGATGAGCGATGACGACACGCCGAACACTTTCTACGGCTCGGTTTCCGCGGGCTACATGTTCACGCCGAACATGGGCGCCGAACTCCGGTACACCTACGCGAAGTACGAGCCCGAGCTCTTCGGGGCCAAGCCGGACATCACGGCGCCGACCCTCAACGCCACTTTCATCTATCGGTTCTGA
- a CDS encoding TetR/AcrR family transcriptional regulator: MTNAAPLPTTAHFESRDCLIQAALRCFAKYGYDATSIRLIASMAGKNSSLISYYFKGKEGLYREVFRHLLTLFGASPVETPISGQVAAEPLEGRPRLHALIRRILVEVEAHFQSADPVQDAAIRLFLSEIQFPKEEVKDLIRERMEPSVQELRACIRSIRPDLSPAEIDFWGITIQGSCVSHALRSEFNRLVWTATDPSLPLEDMATHLTNFVYHGLQNA; this comes from the coding sequence ATGACGAACGCGGCTCCCCTCCCCACGACAGCTCATTTCGAATCCCGCGACTGCTTGATCCAGGCGGCCCTGCGCTGTTTTGCGAAGTACGGTTACGACGCGACCTCCATCCGCCTCATAGCGTCCATGGCAGGCAAGAACTCGTCTCTTATTTCTTATTATTTCAAGGGTAAAGAGGGCCTGTACCGGGAGGTCTTCCGGCATCTGCTGACCCTGTTTGGGGCGAGCCCCGTCGAGACCCCGATCTCCGGCCAGGTCGCGGCGGAGCCCCTGGAGGGCCGGCCGAGGCTTCACGCCTTGATCCGTCGGATCCTGGTCGAGGTGGAGGCTCATTTCCAATCCGCTGATCCCGTGCAGGATGCGGCCATCCGGCTGTTCCTCAGTGAGATCCAGTTCCCCAAGGAAGAGGTGAAGGACCTGATCCGGGAGCGCATGGAGCCCTCCGTGCAGGAGCTCCGGGCCTGCATCCGGAGCATCCGGCCGGACCTGTCTCCGGCGGAGATCGATTTCTGGGGGATCACCATCCAAGGCAGCTGCGTCAGCCACGCCCTGAGGTCCGAGTTCAACCGCCTGGTGTGGACCGCCACCGACCCCTCCCTGCCCCTCGAGGACATGGCCACCCACCTGACGAACTTCGTCTACCACGGCCTCCAGAACGCCTGA